Proteins from one Ipomoea triloba cultivar NCNSP0323 chromosome 1, ASM357664v1 genomic window:
- the LOC116010351 gene encoding uncharacterized protein LOC116010351: protein MPPRRNVPAGSDNNLSAVDRMVQAMERMAELMLAQQGQNQNQRQPRVDYAKAIASRQPPYYTGEEDPEVYDKNKRKVDDGPGKFRPDNKKPDQGRFNPMQGERKGGMNQRRNSTCRRCGRDHLGENCQGEKIRCFKCGFLGHKYYECRTKMDNFRDPSQGNNQKGGFGGNAGQKPVEIRNGGGNAGQKPVEIRNGGGNFQQGNWGRLKLWSTVRLDLNVKTALRIVVTRRESYDNVAIEIAGSGCPENLVRFELEGIDVVRGMDWLDKYKARIACNERKKLRKYAHQGCVVYLCLVQDAEIEEPEINRIPVIREFLTYFPDDLTKMPPEREVEFTTDLVPRNSPISKAPYRMPPREMEGRKAQSAERLEKEFIRPSVSPWGRASTVR from the exons atgccgccgaGACGAAATGTGCCTGCGGGTAGCGACAATAACCTCTCTGCGGTAGATCGAATGGTTCAGGCCATGGAGAGAATGGCCGAGTTGATGCTAGCTCAACAAGGTCAAAACCAAAACCAGAGGCAGCCGAGAGTGGATTATGCTAAGGCGATAGCCAGCCGCCAGCCACCGTACTACAcgggtgaagaagacccg GAGGTCTACGACAAGAATAAAAGGAAGGTTGATGATGGCCCGGGGAAGTTCAGGCCGGACAACAAGAAACCTGACCAGGGAAGATTTAATCCAATGCAAGgagaaaggaagggaggaatgaatcagaggagaaACTCAACTTGCCGGAGATGTGGACGGGATCACCTCGGagagaattgccaaggggagaagatTAGGTGCTTCAAGTGCGGTTTCTTGGGGCACAAGTATTACGAGTGCCGAACCAAGATGGATAATTTTCGGGATCCCTCTCAAGGAAACAATCAGAAAGGAGGATTCGGTGGGAATGCCGGCCAGAAGCCCGTGGAGATAAGAAATGGAGGAGGGAATGCCGGCCAGAAGCCCGTGGAGATaagaaatggaggaggcaaCTTTCAACAAGGAAACTGGGGGAG attgaAGCTATGGTCTACCGTTAGgttagatctaaatgtcaaaacCGCTTTAAGAATAGTAGTGACCCGTAGAGAGAGTTATGACAACgttgcaatagaaatagcgggatctgGCTGTCCCGAAAacctcgttcgttttgaacttgagggcatcgaTGTAGTGCGTGGGATGGATTGGTTAGATAAGTATAAAGCCCGGATAGcgtgtaatgagcgaaag AAATTGAGAAAGTACGCTCACCAGGGATGCGTAGTGTATCTCTGTTTGGTGCAAGATGCCGAAATAGAAGAACCTGAGATTAATCGAATCCCAGTTATACGCGAATTCCTGACGTATTTCCCTGACGACCTCACGAAAATGCCGCCGGAAAGAGAAGTAGAGTTCACCACCGATCTCGTACCGAGAAACTCACCCATCTCGAAAGCACCTTATCGAATGCCACCCAGAGAGATGGAGGGGCGGAAGGCGCAATCGGCAGAACGGTTGGAGAAAGAattcatcagaccaagtgtATCACCTTGGGGGCGCGCCAGTACTGTTcgttaa